A DNA window from Balneolaceae bacterium contains the following coding sequences:
- a CDS encoding TetR/AcrR family transcriptional regulator — translation MSESEETEEQIFEAAKMVFHREGYEGARMQAIADEAGINKAMLHYYYRSKDKLFQAVFQDAVRHFFPVIQKVLAGDQGIVPKVKELVDTYYGIFREHPHLPSFVIYEMNQNPQRFKQFMKGQVGGIPAPFLRQVEEEIRAGSMKQVKPHEFLVNIIALCVFPFIARSMVETVFEMDPREYERFMEERRRSLPGYILNSVSK, via the coding sequence ATGTCCGAAAGCGAAGAGACCGAAGAGCAGATATTCGAGGCAGCTAAAATGGTATTCCACCGCGAAGGTTACGAAGGCGCGCGCATGCAGGCCATCGCCGACGAGGCCGGTATTAACAAGGCCATGCTGCACTACTACTACCGCAGCAAGGACAAGCTCTTTCAGGCCGTATTCCAGGACGCAGTCCGCCACTTCTTTCCCGTGATCCAGAAGGTGCTGGCCGGCGATCAGGGCATTGTGCCCAAAGTGAAGGAGCTGGTCGACACCTACTACGGCATTTTCCGAGAGCATCCGCACCTGCCCTCCTTCGTGATCTATGAGATGAATCAGAACCCCCAGCGATTCAAGCAGTTTATGAAAGGCCAGGTGGGGGGCATTCCGGCCCCCTTCCTGCGGCAGGTGGAGGAGGAGATTCGGGCGGGAAGCATGAAGCAGGTCAAGCCGCACGAATTTCTGGTCAACATCATCGCCCTCTGTGTATTTCCCTTTATCGCCCGGAGCATGGTGGAGACGGTTTTCGAAATGGATCCGCGGGAATACGAGCGATTCATGGAGGAGCGTCGCAGGTCGCTCCCAGGCTACATACTCAACTCCGTAAGCAAATAA
- a CDS encoding enoyl-CoA hydratase-related protein has translation MSQSYSTLSLETGADGIAQLTVNRPRKMNALNAEVLDELSEAFQSIAGDGEIAGVIVTGAGDKAFVAGADIGELSELDRASGEEFSRRGQQIMQQIEDNPQPVVAAVNGYALGGGCELAMACHLRVAGPSAVFGLPEVGLGIIPGYGGTQRLPRLVGNARAVEMIASGRQVKAGKALEMGLVNRLADDDPVEEARELLGAILKNGPLAVRNAIRAVNRAGGEKGYVAEASLFGNLCDTEDFAEGTSAFLEKRKADFKGR, from the coding sequence ATGAGCCAATCCTACAGCACCCTTTCCCTGGAAACCGGTGCCGACGGCATCGCCCAACTGACGGTCAACCGTCCCCGGAAGATGAACGCCCTCAACGCCGAAGTGCTGGACGAGCTCTCGGAAGCCTTCCAGTCTATTGCCGGCGACGGAGAGATCGCGGGGGTCATCGTGACCGGCGCAGGCGACAAGGCCTTTGTGGCCGGCGCCGACATCGGCGAGCTGAGCGAACTTGACCGTGCCTCCGGGGAGGAGTTTTCGCGCCGCGGACAGCAGATCATGCAGCAGATAGAGGACAATCCCCAGCCCGTGGTGGCCGCCGTAAACGGCTATGCCCTGGGCGGCGGGTGCGAGCTGGCCATGGCCTGTCACCTGCGTGTGGCCGGACCCTCGGCGGTCTTCGGGCTGCCCGAGGTGGGACTGGGCATCATCCCCGGGTATGGGGGCACTCAGCGTCTGCCGCGTCTGGTAGGCAACGCACGCGCCGTGGAGATGATCGCCAGCGGACGCCAGGTGAAGGCAGGGAAGGCCCTGGAGATGGGGCTTGTAAACCGCCTCGCTGACGATGATCCCGTCGAGGAGGCGCGGGAGCTGCTGGGAGCCATCCTCAAGAACGGCCCCCTCGCGGTACGCAACGCCATCCGCGCCGTCAACCGGGCAGGCGGCGAAAAAGGCTATGTGGCGGAGGCCTCGCTCTTCGGCAATCTCTGCGATACCGAGGATTTCGCCGAGGGAACCTCTGCCTTCCTGGAGAAGCGAAAGGCGGATTTTAAGGGCAGGTAG
- a CDS encoding ABC transporter ATP-binding protein, which produces MSAPAVIAEGLAKSYKNVQALKDLSLRIANKELFGIIGPDGAGKSTLFRILASLIRPDAGRASVLGMDTVRDYRSLRPLLGYMPGKFGLYRDLSVVENLAFFASVFGTSVQEGYELIEPIYRHLEPFKNRLAGDLSGGMKQKLALSCALVHRPHLLLLDEPTTGVDAVSRQEFWQMLGQITGSGITVVVSTPYMDEARRCDRVALMQQGRLLRVAPPDELASGMQRRVWAVKGENRYALIGQLRSLEELHSVHPFGASVHVTAVSSGLDTARLEKLLRDHLPQNVDVREIKPGVEDVFMELMDRRGESPE; this is translated from the coding sequence GTGAGCGCCCCTGCCGTCATAGCGGAAGGCCTGGCAAAGTCGTATAAGAATGTCCAGGCATTGAAAGACTTAAGTTTGCGAATCGCAAATAAAGAATTATTTGGAATAATAGGCCCGGACGGAGCGGGCAAGAGCACCCTCTTCCGTATCCTGGCCTCTCTAATACGTCCCGACGCCGGCAGGGCAAGCGTGCTCGGCATGGATACCGTACGGGACTACCGAAGCCTGCGTCCCCTGCTGGGATACATGCCGGGCAAATTCGGACTCTACCGCGACCTCTCCGTAGTTGAGAATCTTGCGTTCTTCGCTTCTGTATTTGGCACCTCGGTGCAGGAGGGCTATGAGCTCATTGAGCCCATATACCGTCATCTTGAACCCTTCAAGAACCGCCTGGCGGGCGACCTGTCGGGCGGCATGAAACAGAAGCTGGCCTTGAGCTGCGCCCTGGTGCACCGGCCCCACCTGCTTTTGCTAGACGAGCCTACCACTGGAGTGGATGCCGTCTCGCGACAGGAATTCTGGCAGATGCTCGGTCAGATAACAGGCAGCGGCATCACCGTAGTAGTGTCGACCCCGTACATGGACGAGGCCCGCCGGTGCGACCGGGTGGCGCTTATGCAGCAGGGGCGCCTGCTTCGGGTGGCACCGCCCGACGAGCTGGCTTCCGGGATGCAAAGGCGCGTATGGGCCGTTAAAGGGGAAAACAGGTATGCATTGATTGGACAGCTGAGGTCTCTTGAAGAGCTCCATTCGGTTCATCCATTCGGGGCCTCCGTACATGTGACCGCTGTCTCGAGCGGGTTGGATACGGCCCGCCTGGAAAAACTGCTGCGTGATCACCTGCCGCAGAACGTGGATGTACGGGAGATCAAACCGGGCGTGGAGGACGTATTCATGGAGCTCATGGACCGAAGGGGGGAAAGCCCGGAATGA
- a CDS encoding AAA family ATPase, with the protein MFDHYPRWAQEFAQKYLSRTINQFIIHGNVHDLVALRREEQTSFVRLKSFLSEEFFGARDYVIFYDRSSGIYFRDKETQKDFNRAVAGRDSLVGTEYAEKLPKDPVRVFALLEQYFRIRIDDGKSIAFIIDYAETVVPMNEAGSTGSEDRNALVYLSRWAHDPMFLAADFTTVLVSENLADLSKTLIQNPYTTEIRINIPGESDRLDYIRFDCGEEEFRKLSEVQAENLARQTAGLNYINLRAILSNARENNEPVTFAQLKEIKKEMIEAEAYGLLEFVETEYNLDNVAGHGGVKRHLRQAVQALKAGREDVLPMGYLVCGPVGTGKTFLVTCFASEVGIPMVKLKNFRSQWQGVTEGNLEKILGLLKAMAPVAVMIDEADAYLGDRDASGDSGVSSRVFSQIATFMSDTRNRGRIIWFLMTARPDLMPVDLKRQGRAEEHLALFPPHTREERLELYEAMAKKTGLEMTEEYVPGIIEDGLKTFSGADMEAALTRAKFRAAAEGQRKVTPQMLDAALADFLPPTYPEEIELQTLSAVIECTSKELLPERYRKMDRGEILEMIEDLKYRIG; encoded by the coding sequence ATGTTTGACCACTACCCGCGCTGGGCGCAGGAGTTCGCCCAGAAATACCTCAGCCGGACCATCAACCAGTTCATCATCCACGGCAACGTGCACGACCTGGTTGCCTTGCGCCGGGAGGAACAGACGAGCTTTGTGCGGCTCAAATCCTTTCTGTCGGAGGAGTTCTTCGGGGCCCGCGACTACGTGATATTTTACGACCGCTCCTCAGGCATCTATTTCAGGGACAAGGAGACCCAGAAGGATTTCAACCGGGCGGTGGCAGGACGCGACTCCCTGGTGGGCACCGAGTATGCCGAAAAGCTGCCGAAGGACCCGGTCCGTGTTTTCGCCTTGTTGGAGCAGTACTTCCGCATCCGTATAGACGACGGCAAGAGCATCGCCTTCATCATCGACTACGCCGAAACAGTGGTGCCTATGAACGAGGCGGGCTCCACAGGCTCGGAAGACCGCAACGCCCTGGTCTACCTCTCCCGCTGGGCCCACGACCCCATGTTCCTGGCGGCCGATTTCACTACGGTGCTTGTCTCCGAAAACCTTGCTGATCTAAGCAAGACCCTGATCCAGAATCCCTACACCACCGAGATCAGAATCAACATCCCCGGGGAGTCGGACCGCCTGGATTACATCCGCTTCGACTGCGGGGAGGAGGAGTTCAGGAAACTTTCTGAGGTGCAGGCGGAGAACCTCGCACGGCAGACGGCCGGCCTCAACTACATCAACCTGCGAGCCATCCTCTCCAATGCCCGCGAGAACAACGAACCGGTCACCTTCGCCCAGCTCAAGGAGATCAAGAAGGAGATGATCGAGGCGGAGGCCTACGGGCTCCTGGAGTTCGTGGAGACCGAGTACAACCTCGACAACGTTGCGGGTCACGGCGGGGTGAAGAGGCACCTGCGCCAGGCGGTGCAGGCCCTGAAGGCGGGGCGCGAGGACGTGCTCCCCATGGGTTACCTGGTATGCGGTCCCGTGGGCACCGGCAAGACTTTTCTGGTGACCTGCTTTGCCAGCGAGGTAGGCATCCCCATGGTTAAACTCAAAAACTTTCGAAGCCAGTGGCAGGGCGTCACCGAAGGGAACCTGGAGAAGATCCTGGGACTGCTTAAAGCCATGGCGCCGGTGGCGGTGATGATCGACGAGGCGGATGCCTACCTGGGCGACCGCGACGCCAGCGGCGACAGCGGGGTCTCCAGCCGCGTTTTCTCGCAGATTGCGACCTTTATGAGCGATACGAGGAACCGGGGACGCATCATCTGGTTTCTGATGACGGCTCGCCCCGACCTGATGCCGGTGGATCTCAAGCGGCAGGGCCGCGCCGAGGAGCACCTGGCCCTCTTTCCGCCCCACACCAGGGAGGAGCGCCTGGAGCTCTACGAGGCCATGGCCAAAAAAACGGGCCTGGAGATGACCGAGGAGTATGTGCCGGGCATCATCGAGGACGGACTGAAAACCTTTTCGGGAGCCGACATGGAGGCCGCCCTCACACGCGCCAAGTTCCGTGCGGCCGCCGAGGGGCAGCGTAAGGTCACCCCGCAGATGCTCGACGCCGCCCTGGCTGATTTCCTCCCGCCCACCTACCCGGAGGAGATTGAGCTTCAGACATTAAGCGCGGTGATCGAGTGTACCTCGAAGGAGCTGCTTCCCGAGCGCTACCGGAAGATGGACCGCGGAGAGATTCTGGAAATGATTGAGGACCTGAAGTACCGCATCGGCTAG
- a CDS encoding ABC transporter ATP-binding protein produces the protein MSKAAIDVQDLRRDFGDFTAVDGITFRVERGEIFGFLGANGAGKTTSMRMLTGLLGPTSGHAEVAGLDIYRRAEDIKRRIGYMSQKFSLYEDLTVWENIRLYGGIYGLTDREIEAKASGLLQATGLSGSRDERIRSLPLGWRQKLAFSVALLHDPEIVFLDEPTSGVDPVTRRQFWEEIYRVASHGTTVFVTTHYMDEAEYCDRLSIMVDGRIEALGSPEGLKESRNAASIEEIFIRLARTAIRGEGS, from the coding sequence ATGAGTAAAGCAGCTATTGATGTCCAGGATCTCAGGCGTGATTTTGGCGATTTTACCGCTGTAGACGGCATAACCTTTCGTGTGGAGCGAGGGGAGATTTTTGGATTTCTGGGAGCCAACGGGGCGGGAAAAACCACCTCCATGCGTATGTTGACGGGACTGCTTGGCCCCACGTCCGGCCATGCCGAAGTGGCCGGACTGGACATCTACCGACGGGCGGAGGATATCAAGAGGCGCATCGGCTATATGAGCCAGAAATTCTCTCTCTACGAAGATCTCACCGTCTGGGAGAATATTCGCCTGTACGGGGGGATTTACGGGCTGACGGACCGTGAAATTGAAGCCAAGGCCAGCGGCCTGTTGCAGGCTACGGGCCTATCGGGCAGCAGGGACGAGCGCATTCGCTCCCTGCCCCTGGGATGGCGGCAGAAACTGGCCTTTTCGGTAGCCCTGTTGCACGATCCCGAGATTGTCTTCCTGGACGAGCCGACCAGCGGCGTTGATCCCGTGACACGGAGGCAGTTCTGGGAGGAGATCTATCGCGTGGCCTCCCATGGTACCACCGTATTCGTCACCACGCACTATATGGACGAAGCCGAGTACTGCGATCGCCTCTCCATCATGGTGGACGGGCGCATTGAGGCCCTGGGAAGTCCGGAAGGACTGAAAGAGAGCCGGAACGCGGCCTCCATCGAGGAGATCTTTATCAGGCTGGCGCGTACAGCCATCAGGGGGGAGGGGTCATGA
- a CDS encoding HlyD family efflux transporter periplasmic adaptor subunit translates to MKTTDDKVEEAATHGEGRLETSAGTIATLLFLLTMVAGCTQERASDAWGQFEAQPVTVSAEVGGALLHFEVREGDTLAPGRRVGRVDTTQLAMQLEELQAQRRSLRARRAGVEAETEVARQELAVARGDLRRVEALAEEEAVTRQQLDDARGRVSTLEKRVQALEAQQHTVSSEAGPLEVRIRQVRDRLRRTSVVNPIRGRVLTTMVEQFELVGAGQPLYEIAALDTLMLRVYVSGGQLTAVRLGQSVEVLVDSSAAGLRSMRGTVSWIASQAEFTPRMIQTREERVSQVYAVKVRVPNPGGRLKIGMPGEVRFEGVEGSP, encoded by the coding sequence ATGAAAACGACTGACGATAAGGTAGAGGAAGCCGCAACGCACGGTGAGGGCAGACTGGAAACAAGCGCAGGCACAATCGCCACGCTTCTGTTCCTGTTGACGATGGTCGCAGGGTGTACCCAAGAGCGCGCATCGGACGCCTGGGGACAGTTTGAGGCGCAGCCGGTGACGGTCTCCGCCGAGGTGGGGGGGGCGCTTCTTCACTTTGAGGTACGGGAAGGGGACACCCTCGCGCCGGGACGCCGGGTGGGACGGGTGGACACCACCCAGCTGGCCATGCAGCTTGAGGAATTGCAGGCACAGCGCCGCTCCCTGCGTGCAAGACGGGCGGGTGTGGAGGCCGAGACCGAGGTGGCGCGACAGGAGCTGGCCGTGGCGCGGGGTGACCTGCGCCGTGTGGAGGCTCTTGCGGAGGAGGAGGCAGTCACCCGGCAGCAATTGGACGACGCCCGTGGGCGGGTAAGCACGCTGGAGAAAAGGGTGCAGGCCCTGGAGGCACAGCAGCACACCGTCTCCTCCGAAGCGGGTCCACTGGAGGTGCGTATCCGGCAGGTGCGTGACCGGCTGCGCAGGACATCGGTCGTCAATCCCATACGGGGACGTGTGCTCACCACCATGGTCGAACAGTTTGAGCTGGTGGGCGCGGGACAGCCTCTCTATGAAATTGCAGCTCTCGATACGCTGATGCTGAGGGTCTATGTGAGCGGGGGCCAGCTTACCGCCGTGCGCCTTGGCCAGTCGGTGGAGGTGCTGGTGGACAGCAGCGCCGCCGGGCTGCGCAGCATGCGGGGGACTGTAAGCTGGATCGCCTCGCAGGCGGAGTTCACTCCGCGAATGATCCAGACGCGCGAGGAGCGTGTCAGCCAGGTCTACGCCGTCAAGGTGAGGGTGCCCAACCCCGGGGGACGCCTGAAGATCGGCATGCCGGGCGAGGTGCGCTTCGAAGGGGTGGAGGGAAGTCCGTGA
- a CDS encoding PspA/IM30 family protein: MFKRFIRALKSIFGGFISSMEDPKLILEQNIRDLNDQIPQMNENIATVKANLMMLQKEVKKYEKRIEDLTAKIKSAIQADRDDIAEGYALQLEKAKENLQTSREQLKFAEQAYEKALKVKKAFIREKDHKIQEAKEALRASERAEWQAKVADTLEQFEVGGLDQTHDEMINRLNERTAKNEARMEIALDSVDTEAMEIEANAEKLRASELVKQFKSEMGLEAGGEFAGKEASQSDGRIDVDASGEKQEESGKTIGNKERSKS, from the coding sequence ATGTTTAAACGATTTATTAGGGCTCTCAAATCGATATTTGGCGGTTTTATCAGCTCCATGGAGGATCCCAAGCTGATCCTGGAGCAGAACATCCGGGACCTGAACGACCAGATTCCGCAGATGAACGAGAACATCGCCACGGTGAAGGCCAACCTGATGATGCTTCAGAAGGAGGTCAAGAAGTACGAGAAGCGCATCGAGGACCTCACCGCCAAAATCAAGTCTGCCATCCAGGCCGACCGCGACGACATCGCCGAGGGCTACGCCCTGCAGCTGGAGAAAGCGAAGGAAAATCTGCAGACCTCCAGGGAACAGCTCAAGTTTGCCGAGCAGGCCTACGAGAAAGCCCTCAAGGTTAAGAAGGCCTTTATTCGTGAGAAGGATCACAAAATCCAGGAGGCCAAGGAGGCCCTTCGGGCCAGCGAACGCGCCGAGTGGCAGGCCAAGGTGGCCGACACCCTGGAGCAGTTCGAAGTGGGCGGACTCGACCAGACCCACGACGAGATGATCAACCGCCTCAACGAGCGGACCGCCAAAAACGAGGCGCGCATGGAGATTGCCCTCGACAGCGTGGACACCGAAGCTATGGAAATCGAGGCCAACGCCGAGAAGCTGCGCGCCAGCGAGCTGGTCAAGCAGTTCAAGTCCGAAATGGGACTCGAGGCCGGCGGAGAATTCGCCGGGAAGGAAGCCTCCCAGTCCGATGGTCGCATTGACGTGGACGCTTCCGGCGAAAAGCAGGAGGAGTCCGGCAAGACTATCGGCAACAAGGAGCGCTCGAAGTCCTGA
- a CDS encoding ABC transporter permease, producing MSSFKGFVVKEFKQIYRDKRTLAVLFGMPVIMMLIFGFAIRNEINSASLAVLDHSRDVHSRNLVAKLDASGTFSVNRHLDDVSQIESTFREGEIGQVVVIAPDFAKTLLSGRQADIQLITDASNPNLSKLVQEYATAIVNDYQNEIGPQNQNLVPGAALQPVMMFNPTLESVNLFVPGLIAVILMLICTLMTSISITREKEMGNMEVLLVSPLRPLHIVVGKTLPYLALAFLDVLAILLLARLVFDVPVRGSYILLLGESLLFIFVALSLGVFISTRTDDQQTAMMVSLAGLLLPTVLLSGFIFPISSMPGVLQWLSNLIPARWFLVIVRGVMLKDAGLPMLWKETLILVVMMAGFVGLSIANFKSRLE from the coding sequence ATGAGCAGTTTCAAGGGCTTTGTGGTCAAGGAATTCAAGCAGATCTACCGGGACAAACGAACCCTGGCGGTGCTCTTCGGCATGCCGGTGATCATGATGTTGATATTTGGATTCGCGATACGCAATGAGATAAATAGTGCTTCATTGGCTGTGCTGGACCATTCCAGAGACGTCCACTCCAGGAATCTCGTTGCCAAGCTGGACGCCTCCGGAACTTTTTCGGTCAACCGGCATCTTGACGATGTGTCTCAAATTGAATCCACATTTCGCGAAGGAGAAATAGGCCAGGTGGTGGTCATCGCACCTGATTTTGCCAAAACCCTACTCAGCGGACGTCAGGCGGACATTCAGCTCATCACAGACGCCTCCAACCCCAATCTCTCAAAGCTTGTCCAGGAGTATGCAACGGCCATAGTAAACGATTACCAGAATGAGATAGGCCCTCAGAATCAAAATTTGGTGCCGGGGGCCGCCTTGCAGCCCGTAATGATGTTTAATCCCACCCTGGAGAGCGTGAATCTTTTCGTACCGGGACTGATCGCGGTCATCCTCATGCTCATCTGCACGCTGATGACCTCCATCTCTATAACCCGGGAAAAGGAGATGGGCAACATGGAGGTGCTGCTCGTCTCGCCCCTACGACCCCTTCACATCGTGGTGGGCAAAACACTGCCCTACCTGGCCCTCGCCTTCCTCGACGTGCTCGCCATCCTGCTGCTGGCCAGGCTGGTATTCGACGTACCCGTGCGAGGCTCCTACATCCTGCTGCTGGGCGAGTCACTGCTCTTTATTTTTGTGGCTCTTTCGCTGGGCGTGTTCATATCTACGCGCACCGACGACCAGCAGACGGCCATGATGGTTTCCCTGGCCGGGCTCCTGCTGCCTACCGTGCTGCTGTCTGGTTTCATCTTTCCCATCTCCAGCATGCCCGGGGTACTGCAGTGGCTCAGCAATCTCATACCTGCGCGCTGGTTTCTGGTCATTGTGCGCGGCGTCATGCTCAAGGACGCGGGACTGCCCATGCTCTGGAAGGAAACCCTCATACTGGTCGTCATGATGGCCGGCTTCGTGGGACTCAGTATCGCCAACTTCAAATCGAGGCTGGAATGA
- a CDS encoding TolC family protein, with product MIWLFALLFGMQVAAGPSGAAPDTLTLAESHLLVEERFPTADKEELQRRMTEINRRMAASGAFPQVQAGAMASYQSDVTEVTFTPPGAEPPTFSRDHYRLSLELAQPIYAGGRISALQAVEEASGRRGAASVRVELQQVREQVSRVYFNALMLQKEAESVRLLAGDLRQQLRTVRARVRQGVLLASQQYILEAELVRARQDSIRAASRLHGAREMLGELLGRELGTGTALSVPPTEMSRAGLQDELRPEFGLYDASMALLDRRAELAGSRRTPSLSAFATTAWGRPGLDAFDDDLQAWYVVGVRLRWNLWQAVNAGRERQVLNLQRQQAEADERAFERRLGGELATLRREILSLEEVVASDEKLIRLSRQIVEEHASRLEQGAITATEYLSALNRLNRAELNRQVHRVELARAVSDYNTKLGAKP from the coding sequence ATGATCTGGCTTTTCGCACTGCTGTTTGGAATGCAGGTGGCCGCCGGCCCATCCGGCGCCGCCCCGGACACCCTCACCCTGGCCGAGAGCCACCTCCTGGTAGAGGAGCGTTTCCCGACCGCCGACAAAGAGGAGCTGCAGCGCCGTATGACCGAGATCAACCGCCGCATGGCGGCCAGCGGCGCCTTCCCGCAGGTGCAGGCGGGCGCTATGGCCAGCTATCAGTCCGATGTTACCGAAGTTACCTTCACTCCACCGGGCGCCGAACCGCCCACCTTCAGCAGGGATCACTACCGGCTCTCCCTGGAGCTGGCTCAGCCCATCTATGCCGGCGGCCGCATTTCGGCCCTGCAGGCCGTGGAGGAGGCCTCCGGGCGACGGGGCGCGGCCTCGGTGCGGGTGGAACTGCAGCAGGTGCGCGAGCAAGTGAGCCGCGTATACTTCAATGCCTTGATGCTGCAGAAGGAGGCCGAATCGGTGCGCCTGCTGGCCGGGGACCTTCGTCAGCAGCTCCGCACGGTTCGCGCCAGAGTGCGTCAGGGCGTGCTACTCGCCAGCCAGCAGTACATCCTGGAGGCGGAGCTGGTGCGGGCCCGGCAGGACTCCATTCGCGCCGCGTCGCGCCTGCACGGCGCCCGGGAGATGCTGGGCGAGCTGCTGGGACGCGAGCTGGGTACCGGCACCGCCCTGTCGGTGCCCCCTACAGAGATGTCCCGGGCCGGTCTGCAGGACGAGCTAAGACCCGAATTCGGTCTCTATGATGCCTCTATGGCGCTTCTAGACCGGCGAGCGGAGCTGGCGGGCTCCCGCAGGACGCCCAGCCTGTCGGCCTTCGCCACCACCGCATGGGGACGGCCCGGTTTGGATGCTTTTGACGACGACCTGCAGGCCTGGTATGTGGTGGGCGTGCGCCTGCGCTGGAACCTGTGGCAGGCCGTGAACGCCGGCCGGGAGCGGCAGGTATTGAACCTGCAGCGGCAGCAGGCAGAGGCTGACGAGCGGGCGTTCGAACGTCGGCTCGGCGGGGAGCTGGCCACCCTGCGCCGGGAGATCCTCTCCCTGGAGGAGGTCGTTGCAAGTGATGAAAAACTGATCCGTCTCAGCCGGCAGATCGTCGAGGAGCATGCCAGCCGGCTGGAGCAGGGCGCCATTACCGCCACGGAATACCTCTCGGCTCTGAACCGTCTTAACCGCGCCGAGCTGAACCGCCAGGTGCATCGCGTGGAGCTGGCCAGGGCCGTAAGCGACTACAACACCAAATTGGGAGCAAAGCCATGA
- a CDS encoding hemolysin family protein translates to MFELALIVLTVLLSGFFSGSEIAFVSANRLKLEIESRKSSFTGRTINYFTRNPETFLTTTLVGNNIVNVLYATLMTIFLVGPITQVYLGWTGVPPSTGLVLAVQTFIASVIIMIFGEILPKALFRIHADWWFKIIAIPQQLFHWLFKPLIMVANAASNILIRALAPGSEPSEHLLRRQDVELIFKELRDTGGSDLDKDDSELLHNVLELSSKRVRESMIPRTDIVAVEKNTSIEETLKVFIGSGFSKLPVYQESIDDIIGVIFAYDLFGNPENLTQIMRPIKLVPSSQKSKDLLSEFRKSNISVAIVIDEYGGTAGMVTIEDLLEEVVGDIQDEYDTEEHFAKKLSANSFVISGGVELEDLGEAFPEIALPEESAEFETVAGYIIHELGRIPKVNEELLLGGHKFIISKATPSRIETIRLILNVE, encoded by the coding sequence ATGTTCGAACTCGCCCTCATCGTTCTCACCGTCCTGCTCAGCGGTTTTTTCTCGGGATCGGAGATCGCCTTTGTTTCCGCCAACCGCCTCAAACTGGAGATCGAGTCACGCAAGAGCTCCTTTACCGGGCGCACCATCAACTATTTTACCCGCAACCCGGAAACCTTTCTGACTACCACCCTGGTGGGCAACAACATCGTCAACGTGCTCTACGCCACGCTGATGACCATCTTCCTGGTGGGTCCCATCACGCAGGTCTACCTGGGATGGACCGGCGTCCCTCCCTCCACCGGACTGGTACTGGCCGTGCAGACCTTCATCGCCTCGGTGATAATCATGATCTTTGGGGAGATCCTTCCCAAGGCGCTCTTCCGCATCCACGCTGACTGGTGGTTCAAGATTATCGCCATCCCGCAGCAGCTGTTCCACTGGTTATTCAAGCCGCTCATTATGGTGGCCAACGCCGCCTCCAACATACTTATCCGCGCCCTGGCTCCAGGCTCCGAGCCTTCCGAACATCTCCTTCGCCGCCAGGACGTGGAGCTGATCTTCAAGGAGTTGCGCGACACCGGAGGAAGTGACCTGGACAAAGATGACTCGGAGCTTCTGCACAACGTGCTGGAGCTCTCCAGCAAACGGGTACGCGAGTCTATGATCCCTCGCACCGACATCGTGGCCGTGGAGAAGAACACCAGCATCGAAGAGACCCTCAAGGTTTTTATCGGTTCGGGCTTCTCGAAGCTGCCGGTCTACCAGGAGAGCATCGACGACATTATCGGGGTTATTTTTGCCTACGACCTGTTTGGCAATCCTGAAAACCTGACGCAGATCATGCGTCCGATCAAGCTGGTCCCCTCTTCCCAGAAGTCCAAAGACCTGCTTTCCGAGTTTCGCAAATCGAACATATCCGTGGCCATTGTCATTGACGAGTACGGCGGCACGGCGGGGATGGTGACCATCGAGGATCTGCTGGAGGAGGTGGTCGGGGACATACAGGATGAGTATGATACCGAGGAGCATTTCGCCAAAAAACTTTCCGCCAATTCCTTCGTGATCAGCGGAGGCGTGGAGCTGGAAGACCTGGGGGAGGCTTTCCCGGAGATCGCCCTCCCGGAGGAGTCGGCCGAGTTCGAGACCGTGGCGGGCTACATCATCCATGAGCTGGGACGCATCCCGAAGGTGAACGAGGAGCTGCTGCTCGGCGGACACAAGTTTATCATCAGCAAGGCCACGCCCAGCCGTATCGAGACCATACGGCTGATCCTGAACGTGGAGTAA